CGAGTCGGGTTCGTCGACGCGGGCAGCACATTGGGCTTGCCGGCAAGGCTGATCATGTCGGGGGCGTGGCCGCCGCCGGCGCCCTCGATGTGGAAGATGTGCAGGCTACGGTACTTCGCCTTCTTGGCCCGGCGGTCCTTCTTGGTCGCGGCGTAGGTGCTCTGCACGAAACCGGCCTCGTTCAGCGAGTCGGCGTGCAGCGCGACCTGGACACCAGTCTCCTCACACACGCTCAGCGCGGCGTCGATCACCGCCGGAGTGGCACCCCAGTCCTCGTGGATCTTGAAGCCGAGGGCGCCGGCCGCGACCTGGTCGTGCAGCGCCTTCCTCGAGACGGTGCTGCCCTTGGCGAGCAGACCGATGTTCACCGGAAAGGCGTCCAGCGCCTCGAAGGTCCGCTGGATGTGCCACTTGCCGGGCGTCACAGTGGTGGCCGTGCTGCCCTCGGCCGGGCCGGTACCACCGCCGATCAGCGTCGTCACCCCCGACGCGACCGCCTCGTGAATCTGCTCCGGACACAGAAAATGCACGTGGGTGTCGACGCCGCCCGCGGTCAGAATGCGGCCCTTGCCGGAGATCACTTCCGTCTCCGGGCCCACGACGAAGGCCGACGCCCGCGGGTCGTCGTTGTCGGGCGGCGTCATGGTTTCCGGGTTGTACGCCTTGCCGATGGCACGGATGCGGCCGTCGCGCAGTCCGACGTCGGCCTTGACCACTCCCCAGTGGTCCAAAATCAGCGCACCGGTGATCACGGTGTCCACCGGCTCGCGGGGGTCGTCGCGGGGGATGTGCGACTGGCCCATCGACTCACGGATCACCTTGCCGCCGCCGAAGACCATCTCGTCGCCGCTGCGCCCCGGGCCACCGCACCAGTCGGCGTCGATGCGCAGCACGAGATTGGTGTCGGCGAGCCGGACCCGGTCGCCCGCGGTCGGGCCGTACAGGTCGGCGTAGCGGGAACGCAGCAATGGGTCCCAGGGCTTGTCCTTCTCAGTCCTGTCCGGCATCGAGGTGCTTCTCCTCTTCGCTCTTGTCGGCCTGGAGCCCGTGGACGATCCGCTCACCGGCGATCGGCACCAGCATCACGGTGCGCTTGTCACCGGGCTCGAACCGCTCGGAGGTACCGGACGGGATGTTCAGCCGCATTCCGTGGGCCGCCTCGCGCCGGAACTTGAGCCCCTCGTTGGCCTCGGCGAAGTGGAAGTGGGACCCCACCTGGACCGGACGGTCCTTGGGATTGCGCACCACCAGCGGCACCGCCGTCGCACCCTCGTTGAAAACCACCCGGTGCTCGTCCTCGTCCGGCAGCAACTCGTGCTTGCCCGGATGCACGTCCACCTCGGCAGACGCCTCATCGAACGGATCGCTGATGGTCACCAGCTTCGTCCCGTCCGGGAACGTCGCCTCGACCTGGACGTTGTCGACCATCTCCGGCACGCCGTCCATGACCTCGCTGCGCTGCAGCACATGGCGCCCGGACTCCATCACCGAATCGACCGTCGCCCCGGCCCGCGCCTCCTCGTAGACGTGCGCCGTCAACAGCGCCATGACCTCGGGATAGTTCAACAGCAGACCGCGCTCACGCCGCCGCTGGGCGACGTCAGCCGCCACGTGGACCAACAGACGCTCCTGCTCATGTGGAGTCAGATGCACGCCGATCCCCCTCTCCTGTTCGTCGCTACACCCACGCGGCAAGCACCACGAAGCGCAAGGAAGATGCCGCCCGCGGTACCTGCCGCAGACCGATCCTGGGAGAGAGGAGAACCCATGGGCCCGGAAACGCACAGGTCAGCCCTGATGGAGTGAACCGGGGGCACAGGGTGCATACGGGGCGCAACGTCCTGCCCCGTGTACGACCGTCCCATCCGAGGACGCCCGACGTGGATGCGCGCACCGCAACTCGATGGCGGACAAGCTTCTGCCCCCGCTCCGGGGACAGCGGCGCGGCCCTCCTGGGTTGGCTCGCGGTCCGCGGCTCCGCCGACTGCCCCTGAGGGCCTGCCGTGGCCCAGGCCGGTACATGGTGAGGCGGCCCCATCCGGGGGCCGGGCGGCCGGGGACGGTGAGGCCGAAGGCCGCCCGGCAACAGACGAGGTCCTCAAGATCGGCTCCCCGGCCGCCGGACAGCGACGGGCCCGCCCACGGCCGGGCTGAGCACCGAGACCGGGCGCGGACCCCGCCGCCGTGGTCATACAGCGAACAACTCGGCCAGGCGAGAACAAGCCGCCACTCATCTGCAGATGTCGGCGACAGGCAGTTCAGGCTGACCACCCTCCCGCGGCCGCGGCCCGCCCCCATTCCCGGATCGCCGGCCGCAGTCACAGGCCCACCGCCCGCACCGCGCCACGGCCGGTACTGCCCCAGACCCCGCTGACGACGGCAGCTTCGCCTGTATGGAAACGACCAGCCGGTCAGCGAAGGGAGCATTTTTCCGCCACAGGCCCGGGAGTGATGTTTGCGAAGGCGGCCCTCGCCCGTCAGCGTGCTGTCTGGAGCAACTCCCTTTCATCACTGGCGGCAAGCCGTAGCGTCTGGTTCGGTCTATCACTGGGGAGGCGAATCGATGATGGAGACCGGCACGGATCCCACCCCTCTGCAGGGGGCCCGGTACCGCAGGTACGTCGACCACATCCAGGGCTGCACCATGTGCGGGCGCACTCGCTGCCCGGTAGGCCAGGCGTTGTGCGCCGCCTACCTCGCCCACGCCCGTTCACCCGTCCGCACAGCCCTGCCGGCTCGCGGGAGCGGCTAGACCTGCCGAGGTGTGCCCACGCCCCAGCGCGGCGGAGCCGGCGGGCTCCCTCCCTGCGGAACCGGGCACGGCAGCCGCTCGCCCACGGGCCGGGTACGACAGGCAGAGTCCACCGCCTGGCGCCTCCTTTCCCGCGGGCGGGTGGAGGGTGTCAGGGCATGAGTGAGAAGACGAGCGCGGCCGTGACGGTGAGTGTGGCCACGGTCAACATCACGTCCCGGATGCGGCTCAGGTGCTGCCGGCACGCGAATCTGCGGCGGTGGGCGTGTACGACGGTGAGGGGTGTGACTGGTGCAGCGCGGTGCACCACGGGCACGACAGCGCGTCGTTCAGCCAGTAGGCCCCGGTCAGTTGGGCGAAGACCGGCTCGCTTTTCTTGCTGCTGCGGATCATGTCTGGACAACGCCGTGCGATGAGGCCTGGTACCGCGGCAGGCTGGACTGTGGTCCTTTCGCTGCCCCCACGGGGCCGGGATTGACGCGGCATCGGCATGCTCGGGCGGCCACACACCATCGTCACCCGGGCAGACGGAACATGCAGAGGGCTGGGAGCGGCTGTGCAGCGCCGTGGGGGAACGAATCACTGCTACAGCCGCCCCATGGCAGGGATGCCCACCGCCGTGGAGGCCAATCCCGGAATCACACGCGTGGCGGAAAAGGGTGCGCCTCACAACGACGGGTCCGAAGAAGCAGGTCGGACTGCGCCCTCGCCTGCTCCGGCGTGGGGCCCAGACCGTACTCGGGATGCGCGGCCGCGAAGTCCGGGAACCGGCCCCTCCATTCCACGGGCCCTGCTGCCCCTGTCGGTCCGGCGCGCGCCGTGTTCGTTCACGCGGCCTGGTCCCAGTCGTCGTGTGTGTCGTGCTGGCCAGGCGTTCCCTGGGACGCCACGCCGATTTCCACCGGCGCGAGCCCGCACTGCCCGAGACCGGGACCACTGGCAACTCCCAGAGCGCACAGGGCGATCGAGAAGCTTGACAACTCGAACACCGACTCCGGCCTGGCGGATGCCTTCCCGGAGGACGTCAGGGAAGCGCGCCAGCGGTACTACATGTCGACATCGCCGTGATCTGGGGGAGTGAGACGGGCCCGGACCGCGGGCGAGGGGATCGGGGCACCGTTGGGGCCCCTCCCGTGCGACAGCACGGCCGCACGCGCCGCCGGGGCGGCCGCGCCACCCCCGATCGGGTCTCCGCCATCGTCAGCCCCCGCAGGGATGCGGACAAGTAAAGCCCACTGGACGCCGTCGCCCCGCCAGGCGAGCCCGGGGCGCCTGGCCCGCACCGTGGGTGCCGTCTGAACCGTGCAGCCCCAAGACGTCCGGGTGACAACCCTGTTCCGTGGCATAGCGGGCATGCACGGTGCAGATGAAAGCCACCGGCCGGGGCACGGGGCGGTCCGTGGGCGTGACGAGGGGTGGACAGGGCCTGAGACAGTGGGGGGATGGATATCGAACGCAGGAACAACGTCACGGTCACCGGTAACCCTCGAGGGCGGGCGGTGGTGCTGGCGCATGGGTTCGGCTGTGATCAGAACATGTGGCGGCTGACCGTGCCCGCCCTGGCCGACGATTACCGGGTGGTGCTGTTCGACTACGTCGGTGCGGGTCGCTCGGACCTGTCCGCGTTCTCAGAGGACCGCTACGCCTCGCTGGACGGTTACGCCCAGGATGTGGTCGAGGTCTGTGAGGCGCTCGATCTGCGTGATGCGGTCTTTGTGGGGCATTCGGTCAGCGCGATGATCGGTGTGCTGGCCACTGGGATGGCGCCGGAGCGTCTCGGGGCGCTGGTGATGGTCGCTCCGTCCCCGCGCTACGTCGACGACGACGGCTACCGGGGCGGCTTCAGCGCCGAGGACATCGACGAACTGCTGGCGTCTTTGGAGTCGAACTATCTGGGCTGGTCGGCGGCGATGGCACCGGTGATCATGGGGAACGCGGACCGGCCCGAGCTCGGTGAGGAGCTGAAGAACAGCTTCTGCGCCACGGACCCGGACATGGCCCGTGTCTTCGCCCGGACTACGTTCCTGTCGGACTCACGGGACGACCTGCAGGCGGTGACGGTGCCGACGCTGATCCTGGAGTGCACCCAGGACGTCATCGCTCCCCGGGAGGTCGGCGCCTTCGTCCACCAGACGATCCCCGGCTCGAAACTGGTCACACTCGACGCGACCGGGCACTGCCCGCACCTGTCCGCACCCGAAGCCACCAATGAAGCGATCACCGACTTTCTGGCGCGCCTGCGGTGATGCGCCGCACTGGGCAGGAGCCCGGCCCGCATGACGCAGACAACAACAGAACACCGGACGCGGCATTCGCCGCGCTGCTGGAGGACAGCGTCGAGGAACTCTACGAAAGCGCGCCCTGCGGGTATCTGTCCACGTTGATGGACGGCACCATCGCCAAGATCAACACCACTCTCCTGGACTGGCTCGGCTTAAAGGGTGAGGCGGTGGTGGGCCGGATGAGGTTCACGGACCTGCTGACCGTGGGCGGCAAGCTCTACCACGAGACGCACTTCGCACCGCTGCTGCGGATGCAGGGCGAGATCAATGGCATCGCCCTGGAGATCAAGCAGGCAGGCGGCGACCGCATACCGGTCCTGGTCTCCTCCGTCGTCAAACACGGCAGCAGCGGAGAACCCCAGCTGATCCGCACCACCGTGTTCGACGCCCGCGACCGCCGTGCCTACGAGCAGGAACTCCTGCGAGCCCGCAAAGAGGCGGAAGAGGCGCGTAAGGAGGCGGAGGCTGGCCGCGCCCGGCTGCAGGACGCCCTGGCTGTACTGCAGCAGTCGCTGCTGCCTGCCACCCTGCCCCCGGTGCCGGGAGTGGCGGCGGCCGCCCACTACCGCACCGCCTCCCCGGACCGGCTCGGCGGTGACTTCTACGACCTCTTCCCCCTCGACACCGATCGCTTCGCCTTCTTCCTCGGCGACGTGTGCGGCAAGGGCCCCCAGGCCGCCGCGGTCACCTCACTGACCCGCTACACCCTGCGCGCCGCCGCCCTGCACGACCCGGAGCCCGTCTCCGCCCTGAGAACCCTCAACCAGGTCCTCCACGAGCGCTACACCGGCGGTGATCCGCGCTACTGCACTGCCATCTTCGGCACCCTCGAACCGGACTCCGCCACCGGGCGGGTCACGGTCCATCTCGCCTCGGGCGGCCATCCCTCGGCCCTCGTCCTACGCGGCAACGGGAAGGCCGAATTCCTCCCTACTCCCGGTGGCCTCCTCGTCGGTGTCCTGCCTGCCGCCTCTTTCACCGCCGCCACCACCGTCCTCGATCCCGGGGACACTCTGGTGCTGTACACCGACGGCCTCACCGAGGCCCGTACTGGCGCGGACCGCACCGCCCTCTACGGAGAAGAGGCCCTGCTCGCATTCGCCGCCGACCACGCCGGCAGACCCGCCCATGACGTGATCCAGGCCTTCACCGGTCTGCTGGACGACTTCGGTGACGGCCTCGACGACGACACCGCCCTCCTCGCCCTCGGCGTCCCCGCCCCCGCCCCTCAAACCGAAACCACCAAATGAGCCCGCTGAAGACCACCACCCACCACGCCACATCAGGACCTGTTGCGGACTCAGCGGCGACCTCGACCACGCCACCGCCGGCGAACTCCGCGAACTGACCACCACCCTCACCCTCCAGCCCGGCCAGCGCCTCGTCTTCGACCTGACCGGTCTTTAGGTCTGCAGCTTCAGCGGCATCACCCCCTGATCGCCGCCCGCAACCACGCCCACACCGCCCACGCCGATCGGTATCGCACTCGCCGCCGTCCCCGACTACACCCTGCACATGCTGCACATGGACGGCCTCGACCCGATCTTCCCCCTCCACCCCAACAGCGACGCCGCCGCGCACCACTGACCCGCGCAAAGCGGCGCCTACCCCGATGGGCGGGCATCGGACGTGTCCGCGGTATGCGCTCACGTCTCCTGGGTACGCGACCGAAGCACAACCCCCCCACTGAACGGCGAGCACACTGAGAGAACCCCACATGGTCGTCACGCTGAGCAAACAAACGGCAGATGGCACGGACAAGGAAACCCCGCTGTACTACGGCGCGACCTGGGACGATGGCGCGGCGCAGGCTGCGGACGCCCGCCGGTCCGTACGCGCCCTCCTCGCCCACGCCCCGCGAACCGGGCACGCCATGGTGCCGCCAGCTCTGGCCATGGACGCCGAGCTGGCCGCCAGCGAACTGATCACCAACGCCATCCGGCACGCTCCAGGCGCCTGCGGGATGACCCTGCGCATGTCCAGGCAAGAGCTGACGATCACCGTGTGGGACAGCTCCACCGAGCAGCCCACGCCGAAGAAGGCCGACCCACACCGCATCGGCGGCCACGGACTGCACCTGGTCCAGACCGTCAGCGAGAAAGTCGTCGTCGCCCTGCGCGCCACGGGAAAACTGATCACCGCTCACCTGCCCGTGACACCGCCAAGCATCGGCAGCCCTCTGCTCCCCTCCGCCATCCCGCACTGAACCAGCCACTTCGCCCTGGCAGCACCCCCGCCCGGTTGAGCGGCGCGGCCATCCTGCGCGGTCTGGTGAGTAGACCCACGCGAGTGGCACTCAGTGTTCGATGAGAACGCGCAATCTTCGCTGCGACAGGAACCCGCCCAAAGGGTGGAAGGACGAGCTGACCGAGCGCTGGAAGACCCCGCGCCAGGACGGCATACCACCGCCGCCCCCGCCCACCCCGGCCCCGGCCGGCTTCGCACAGGAGGCGCTCGACTTCGGCTGACGAGACGACAACGGGGCCGGACAGGATCACCCGCCCGACCCCGCTACTTGCCCACACATCGCCGTTCAGTTCCCTGAACCTCGAATGGGCAGGTGGGCCGTGGACGGAAGTCAAGAGATGAAGGAAGAGCCACCATCCAGCCCGTTTGGCCCCTGGTTCAGAAACCGTCCGGACGTCTCAGAAGTCACCTGACTCGTCAGTGACCGAGATTCCCTGCCAGAAATTGATCCTCACGCCGCCGTCGTTGATCGACTTGTCCCCGGCGCGGGTCAAGGGGCGCTGCCTGTGCCGTGCCAGCAGTGCTCACGGCAGCCAGGAGGATCACAGACGGTACGGCGACCCAAGCGGCTGCTGTGATCTGCGGGATGGCCCTTCCGCTCGTACTCCTCGGGGATTTGCACGCCGAACTCATTCTCCAGAGCGGCCATGAGATCGACGACGGTCAATTCATCGGCTCCGAGATCATCGTGGAAGTCGGAGAAGGTTCACCTTCACCCTGCTGCACTCAAGCTGCTCGCCGATGATCTGCAACCCGCGATCTTCGATGTGCCCCCGCAGGGAGGAGACGCCGATCCGAGCCTGCCGGCCGGCGCCCGCCCCTCAGATGTGTCAGCCCGCCCAGACCTCGGCCTCTTCGGCCGGGACGGTGGTGGCCAGGCCCAGCTCCTTGCGGGCGGCGACCGACTTGTTCGGG
This region of Streptomyces ambofaciens ATCC 23877 genomic DNA includes:
- a CDS encoding urease subunit alpha, producing the protein MPDRTEKDKPWDPLLRSRYADLYGPTAGDRVRLADTNLVLRIDADWCGGPGRSGDEMVFGGGKVIRESMGQSHIPRDDPREPVDTVITGALILDHWGVVKADVGLRDGRIRAIGKAYNPETMTPPDNDDPRASAFVVGPETEVISGKGRILTAGGVDTHVHFLCPEQIHEAVASGVTTLIGGGTGPAEGSTATTVTPGKWHIQRTFEALDAFPVNIGLLAKGSTVSRKALHDQVAAGALGFKIHEDWGATPAVIDAALSVCEETGVQVALHADSLNEAGFVQSTYAATKKDRRAKKAKYRSLHIFHIEGAGGGHAPDMISLAGKPNVLPASTNPTRPFTVNTVKEHVDMMIVCHHLNPEVEADMAFADSRIRPSTMAAEDLLHDMGAISMMSSDAQAMGRIGEMIMRTWQTAHVMKSRYGHLREDDAHADNFRARRYVAKYTINPAITHGIDHEVGSVETGKLADLVLWEPKFFGVKPHMVIKGGQISYAQIGDANASIPTPQPYLPRPVWGFEGRAPAANSLNFVAEAALDGELVEIGLLKPLRAIRSTREITKADMVHNNGVPKIDIDPDTFDVTIGGATTSDVRTTVDGQEVGRNYATELPLAQRYFLF
- a CDS encoding urease subunit gamma; the encoded protein is MHLTPHEQERLLVHVAADVAQRRRERGLLLNYPEVMALLTAHVYEEARAGATVDSVMESGRHVLQRSEVMDGVPEMVDNVQVEATFPDGTKLVTISDPFDEASAEVDVHPGKHELLPDEDEHRVVFNEGATAVPLVVRNPKDRPVQVGSHFHFAEANEGLKFRREAAHGMRLNIPSGTSERFEPGDKRTVMLVPIAGERIVHGLQADKSEEEKHLDAGQD
- a CDS encoding alpha/beta fold hydrolase, producing MDIERRNNVTVTGNPRGRAVVLAHGFGCDQNMWRLTVPALADDYRVVLFDYVGAGRSDLSAFSEDRYASLDGYAQDVVEVCEALDLRDAVFVGHSVSAMIGVLATGMAPERLGALVMVAPSPRYVDDDGYRGGFSAEDIDELLASLESNYLGWSAAMAPVIMGNADRPELGEELKNSFCATDPDMARVFARTTFLSDSRDDLQAVTVPTLILECTQDVIAPREVGAFVHQTIPGSKLVTLDATGHCPHLSAPEATNEAITDFLARLR
- a CDS encoding PP2C family protein-serine/threonine phosphatase gives rise to the protein MRRTGQEPGPHDADNNRTPDAAFAALLEDSVEELYESAPCGYLSTLMDGTIAKINTTLLDWLGLKGEAVVGRMRFTDLLTVGGKLYHETHFAPLLRMQGEINGIALEIKQAGGDRIPVLVSSVVKHGSSGEPQLIRTTVFDARDRRAYEQELLRARKEAEEARKEAEAGRARLQDALAVLQQSLLPATLPPVPGVAAAAHYRTASPDRLGGDFYDLFPLDTDRFAFFLGDVCGKGPQAAAVTSLTRYTLRAAALHDPEPVSALRTLNQVLHERYTGGDPRYCTAIFGTLEPDSATGRVTVHLASGGHPSALVLRGNGKAEFLPTPGGLLVGVLPAASFTAATTVLDPGDTLVLYTDGLTEARTGADRTALYGEEALLAFAADHAGRPAHDVIQAFTGLLDDFGDGLDDDTALLALGVPAPAPQTETTK
- a CDS encoding ATP-binding protein, whose translation is MVVTLSKQTADGTDKETPLYYGATWDDGAAQAADARRSVRALLAHAPRTGHAMVPPALAMDAELAASELITNAIRHAPGACGMTLRMSRQELTITVWDSSTEQPTPKKADPHRIGGHGLHLVQTVSEKVVVALRATGKLITAHLPVTPPSIGSPLLPSAIPH